The following are encoded in a window of Acidicapsa ligni genomic DNA:
- the panB gene encoding 3-methyl-2-oxobutanoate hydroxymethyltransferase — translation MSLTTPPEGRNSAAPTPLTTTKVTMPALAEMKRQSKPITALTAYDYATSRLVDEAGIDLILVGDSLAMVVLGHDNTLAVTVDEMLHHTRAVRRAVRRALVVADMPFGSYHGSIEDAVANAVRFVKEAGAEAVKIEGARVELVRALTDAEIPVVGHLGLTPQSVHRMGGYRVQAKTAETVIQLRADAAALAEAGAGAIVLEGVPREVAAAITAELSIPIIGIGAGPECDGQILVFHDILNMTFAPHAKFVRQYADVATVIREAVEHYREDVERKVFPSDEESYHLPEAVREAALLPAISRD, via the coding sequence TCTAACCACCCCGCCGGAAGGGCGCAATTCTGCCGCCCCTACCCCCCTCACGACAACAAAAGTCACCATGCCCGCCCTGGCCGAAATGAAACGCCAGAGCAAGCCGATCACTGCCCTCACAGCGTATGACTATGCAACCTCGCGCCTGGTAGATGAAGCGGGTATCGACCTGATTCTGGTAGGCGATTCTCTGGCTATGGTTGTTCTCGGCCACGACAACACGCTCGCCGTGACCGTAGACGAGATGCTGCATCACACCCGCGCAGTACGCCGCGCGGTACGCCGCGCGCTGGTCGTAGCAGACATGCCCTTTGGCAGCTACCACGGCAGCATAGAAGACGCCGTAGCCAATGCCGTCCGCTTCGTGAAGGAAGCAGGCGCCGAGGCCGTCAAGATCGAGGGCGCACGAGTAGAACTGGTGCGCGCACTGACAGATGCCGAGATTCCAGTAGTTGGCCATCTCGGCCTGACGCCGCAATCCGTCCACCGCATGGGTGGCTATCGAGTGCAGGCCAAAACCGCAGAAACAGTCATCCAGCTCAGGGCAGATGCTGCGGCTCTGGCCGAGGCAGGAGCAGGAGCGATCGTACTCGAAGGCGTTCCGCGCGAAGTAGCTGCTGCGATCACGGCAGAGCTGTCTATCCCGATCATCGGAATCGGCGCCGGTCCGGAATGCGATGGCCAGATCCTTGTCTTCCACGACATTTTGAATATGACCTTTGCGCCGCACGCCAAGTTTGTACGGCAGTATGCGGATGTCGCAACGGTGATTCGCGAAGCAGTGGAGCATTATCGCGAAGACGTAGAGCGAAAAGTCTTCCCGTCGGACGAAGAGAGCTATCACCTGCCCGAGGCCGTGCGCGAAGCTGCGCTGTTGCCCGCCATTTCTCGCGACTGA